One Devosia lacusdianchii genomic window carries:
- a CDS encoding LCCL domain-containing protein gives MFPTGAATLLFVSAIVLVLVQGTLAQSPSVPQVPAKLGTPTMTVPSTAPSPDPGSLFNHAGSIGKTLRFVVVGNTRGGVWGDGIYTSDSVLAAAAVHAGLLEPGEGGIVSLEVIEGPASYAGAERHGVTSLAYGAWDIAYRLVGVEPIDGATTLPDPGNLTQYRGQNGTIFKFEVVGSLAGSVWGDGVYTDDSALAVAAVHAGALRLNEAGVVAVEILPGQSAYAAADANGVISSAYAEWSGSYRIVPALGAKVSSKLSN, from the coding sequence GTGTTCCCAACCGGCGCCGCTACACTGCTCTTCGTTTCGGCTATCGTGCTCGTATTGGTGCAGGGCACTTTGGCGCAGTCGCCATCTGTGCCGCAGGTTCCCGCCAAGCTCGGTACACCAACCATGACGGTCCCGTCGACGGCGCCCTCGCCCGATCCGGGAAGCCTCTTCAACCATGCGGGCTCGATCGGAAAGACGCTGCGATTTGTTGTGGTTGGCAACACGCGCGGTGGTGTTTGGGGCGACGGCATCTACACCAGCGACTCCGTTTTGGCCGCCGCTGCAGTGCATGCAGGCCTGCTGGAGCCGGGCGAAGGCGGGATTGTCAGCCTCGAGGTGATCGAGGGGCCCGCTTCCTATGCGGGAGCTGAGCGCCACGGTGTAACCAGCCTGGCTTATGGCGCCTGGGATATCGCCTATCGGCTGGTCGGGGTCGAGCCGATCGACGGGGCAACTACGCTCCCCGACCCGGGCAACCTTACCCAATATCGTGGCCAGAATGGTACGATCTTCAAGTTCGAGGTGGTCGGCTCGCTGGCCGGGTCTGTCTGGGGCGACGGCGTCTATACCGACGATTCTGCGCTCGCGGTCGCGGCTGTGCATGCCGGAGCGCTCAGGCTGAATGAAGCCGGAGTCGTGGCGGTCGAAATTCTTCCAGGCCAATCGGCTTACGCGGCAGCCGACGCGAATGGCGTGATCTCCAGCGCCTATGCGGAATGGAGTGGCAGTTACCGCATTGTGCCTGCGCTGGGCGCCAAGGTTAGCAGCAAGCTCTCGAACTAG